One genomic segment of Impatiens glandulifera chromosome 6, dImpGla2.1, whole genome shotgun sequence includes these proteins:
- the LOC124944054 gene encoding protein KRI1 homolog, producing the protein MKLFDGGDSFEEDISKIEIDKDYARRFEHNKKREDLQKLDELKKKGIVNESSDESSEDEYDDSHLVDPKKDLQFLNALIKAKKGDLSKDKEVKLFESEDEEDEDEDEDEEEGRRGKSVKPMYLKDVTAKHLIEEGPEFDDVIEESKGSVIKSHSEEMEEMRRAFIDEANAAFCVADGDGELLMEKKRGKEEIDNENDQDIQVLCDEAFGVDDNLDEDDKFLKEYIKNRFWIGDEKDDNKPANEDVLDFSEDEEVINQQEKYEIGYNFRHEESAGDRVLGHSRVIEGSVRKKTNARKTQRERKEERLAQAEFERKEELKHLKNLKKKEMKEKLEKIRETAGIVKDGFCPLDVDDLEKEFDPDEYDRKMREAFNDEYYDAVDANPNFETDDENDDIEKLEKPDFDKEDELLGLQKGWSEPGNGFLAAREKYLKSNAKGEVNDDSDSDSDDNEKQKRGKVVSTAEKEILDKELDEYYKLDYEDTIGDLKTRFKYKEVGSKRYGLTVEEILMLDDNELNQYVSLKKLAPYVEKEWKVPREKRYQQKQRNRMLLLEAAGLKDHKYNNKKNQKDDKGKSPVLEEGNDAGGESKQSSRSRKRKRQAELKLSRSRLMAYGKIPSSSGKSKKK; encoded by the coding sequence ATGAAGCTCTTTGATGGTGGTGACAGTTTTGAGGAGGATATATCAAAGATTGAGATCGACAAAGATTATGCCCGTCGATTTGAGCACAACAAGAAGAGAGAGGATCTGCAAAAGTTAGATGAGCTTAAGAAGAAAGGAATTGTAAATGAATCCTCTGATGAATCATCAGAAGATGAATATGATGATTCTCACTTGGTTGACCCGAAGAAGGATTTGCAGTTCTTGAATGCTTTGATTAAAGCAAAGAAAGGGGATCTCTCAAAAGACAAAGAGGTTAAGCTTTTCGAGTCCGAAGATGAAGAggacgaggatgaagacgaagatGAAGAGGAGGGGAGGAGGGGCAAAAGCGTAAAACCAATGTACTTGAAAGATGTGACTGCAAAACACTTGATTGAGGAGGGACCTGAGTTTGATGATGTTATTGAAGAGAGTAAGGGATCGGTTATCAAGAGCCACTCAGAGGAGATGGAGGAAATGAGGCGAGCATTTATCGACGAGGCAAATGCAGCTTTCTGTGTTGCTGATGGTGATGGAGAACTCTTGATGGAGAAAAAAAGGGGGAAGGAGGAAATTGATAACGAAAATGACCAAGATATTCAAGTTCTATGCGACGAAGCTTTTGGTGTTGACGATAATCTAGATGAGGATGATAAGTTTCTCAAGgagtatataaaaaataggttTTGGATTGGTGATGAGAAAGATGATAATAAGCCAGCGAACGAAGACGTACTCGATTTTTCTGAGGATGAAGAGGTAATTAACCAGCAAGAGAAGTACGAGATCGGATACAACTTCAGGCACGAAGAAAGCGCCGGCGATAGAGTATTAGGACACTCGAGGGTCATCGAGGGTTCCGTGAGGAAGAAAACGAATGCTCGAAAAACTCAAAGGGAACGGAAAGAGGAGAGGCTAGCACAAGCAGAATTCGAGAGAAAGGAGGAGTTGAAACACCTTaagaatttgaagaaaaaagaaatgaaagagaAGCTCGAGAAGATCAGGGAAACCGCGGGTATAGTGAAAGATGGGTTTTGTCCGTTGGATGTTGACGATCTAGAAAAAGAGTTTGACCCTGATGAGTACGATCGAAAGATGAGAGAAGCTTTCAACGACGAATACTATGACGCAGTCGATGCTAACCCTAATTTTGAGACCGATGACGAAAACGACGATATTGAAAAATTGGAGAAACCAGATTTCGATAAAGAGGATGAATTGCTCGGACTCCAGAAAGGTTGGAGCGAACCAGGAAATGGGTTCTTAGCAGCTcgagagaaatatttaaaatcaaatgcAAAAGGAGAAGTAAATGATGATTCTGATTCAGATTCAGATGATAATGAGAAGCAAAAAAGGGGAAAGGTAGTATCAACGGCTGAGAAGGAGATTCTAGACAAGGAATTGGATGAGTATTATAAGTTAGACTATGAAGATACGATAGGAGACTTGAAGACAAGATTCAAATACAAAGAAGTAGGTTCGAAACGATACGGTTTAACTGTAGAAGAAATCTTAATGCTTGATGATAACGAGTTGAATCAATATGTTTCTCTTAAGAAACTTGCTCCTTACGTGGAAAAAGAATGGAAGGTACCACGTGAAAAACGATACCAACAAAAACAGAGGAATAGGATGCTTCTTCTAGAAGCCGCGGGATTGAAGGACCATAAATACAACAATAAGAAGAATCAGAAAGACGATAAGGGGAAATCACCTGTCTTGGAAGAAGGTAACGATGCTGGTGGTGAGAGCAAGCAGTCAAGTCGGAGTAGGAAAAGGAAGAGGCAAGCTGAACTTAAGCTATCGCGGTCTAGGCTTATGGCTTATGGTAAAATACCATCCTCTTCTGGAAAGAGTAAAAAGAAATGA